The genomic interval TGAAGGGCGAGGACACCGACCTCGACTTAGACCTCGACATCGCGTACAAACCGCAGTACGTCGAGGCCGACCAGCACATGCGAGTGGACGCCTTCCTCTCCTCGATTACGGACGAGTTCGGGACGAGCTACTGGAACACGGAAATCGCGCAGCCGCTCCAGCTCGACCGCATCATGGAGCAGAACCTCGCCGACCTCTCCGGCGGCGAACGCCAGCGGGTCGCCATCGCCGCGACGCTCAGCCGGGACGCCGACCTCTACCTGCTCGACGAACCGAGCGCGCACCTCGACGTGGAACAGCGCGTGCTCGCGACGCGCGCCATCCGGCGGTACGCGGAGAACCACGAGTCCACGGTGATGGTCATCGACCACGACATCTACATGATCGACCTCGTCTCCGACCGCCTGATGGTGTTCGACGGCGAGCCCGCCCACCACGGCCGCGCCAGCCCCGCCCAGGAGATGCGCGCCGGGATGAACGAGTTCCTCGCGAACCTCGACATCACCTTCCGCCGCGACGAGAACCTGGGGCGACCGCGCATCAACAAGCCCGGAAGCCAGCTCGACAAGCAGCAAAAGCGCGACGGCGAGTACTACTACACGCAGTAAGAACGGGCGGCGTCGAACCCGTCGAGTAGGCCCAAGATTCTTGTAGCCCGCCCGAGTCCGTCGAATCGACATGGAGACCCTTTCTCAGTAGCCGGGGCCGCCGCCCGGTAGCGACTGGGTCGGCCGGCTCACGACGCGTTCGTTCGTCGAGCAACCGACACCCAGAATCCAATGTCACGAGAAGACACAGCGATAGTAGCGAAGCGCGTAGACGAGTCTCCGGCGGACACCGGAGAGATCAGGGCGCTCGCGCGGTCGGCGGGCTACGCCGTCGCCGGCGAGGTCGTCCAGCAGCGCGCCCCGCATCCCGGTCACGAGTTCGGGACGGGCGCGATTGCGGAGCTGCGGCGCGACGTCCGGGCGGCCGACGCGGACGCCGTCGTGGTTGACAACGACCTCGACGCGAACCGGGCGTTCGCGCTCGCCGACCGCCTCCCCGCCGACACGGGCGTCCGCGACCGGAAGCGCCTCGTCATCGACATCTTCGGCGAGCGCGCGGAGACCCGGCGCGCCCAACTGGAGGTGCGGCTGGCCGAACTAGAGTACGAACTCCCGCGGGCCGAGGAGCGCGCGAAGCGCGGCGAGGACGTGGGACGCCGGGGGTTCAAGAGCTCCGGCGAGTCCCCGGCCTCGCAGGTTCGCGCGGCGTACAAGCGCGAAATCAAGCAGGTCGAGGACGCGCTCGCGGACATCGAGACCGCGGACGCGACGCGGCGCGCAGACCGGCACGCGGCGGGGTTCGACCTGGTCGCGCTCGCCGGGTACACGAACGCCGGGAAGTCCACGCTCCTGCGGCGGCTCGCGGACGACCACGCGGTCGGGGAGAACGACCGCCGGCACGCCGACCTCGCGGAGGTCGCGGCGTCCCACGACGGCCTGTTCACGACGCTGAACACGACGACGCGCCGGGCGACCGTCGGCGACCACCGGTTGCTGGTGACGGACACGGTCGGGTTCGTCTCCGGGCTCCCGCACTGGCTCGTGGATTCCTTCGAGTCGACGCTCGCGTCCGCGTACC from Salarchaeum japonicum carries:
- the hflX gene encoding GTPase HflX; protein product: MSREDTAIVAKRVDESPADTGEIRALARSAGYAVAGEVVQQRAPHPGHEFGTGAIAELRRDVRAADADAVVVDNDLDANRAFALADRLPADTGVRDRKRLVIDIFGERAETRRAQLEVRLAELEYELPRAEERAKRGEDVGRRGFKSSGESPASQVRAAYKREIKQVEDALADIETADATRRADRHAAGFDLVALAGYTNAGKSTLLRRLADDHAVGENDRRHADLAEVAASHDGLFTTLNTTTRRATVGDHRLLVTDTVGFVSGLPHWLVDSFESTLASAYRADAVLLVADATDPPARLREKVATSRDVLADHRDADDGVVPVLNKVDAADRLDEKRRVVREVVGDPVCVSALDGDGLEALGDRLAAALPERETARFSLPQSDDAMSFVSWLYDHANAVEVTHGETVEIEVSGRPEVVALARGRASDAGADTAARRDS